From Deltaproteobacteria bacterium:
ACGCGCTGCTTGCCGTGCTTGCCTTAAGCGGAGCGCTGCTTGGAGGGGTCGGAAGCCTCGTTTCCATGGGAAGGTTCTTAAAGGTGTAGCGGCGGTGCTGCGTCTGCTGACATACGCGGCCATTGCACTGGCCATTACCGTGTCGCTTGCTTCGGCATCGGCGGCGGACAGAAAGGTCATAAGCAAGGAAAAAAAACTAGAGGACATAAATAAGAAGCTTCGCCAGACGAAGAAGAACATAAACGTTACAAAAAAAGAGGAGACCGACATACTCGGGCTCCTGGATACTTATAACAGAGAACTGTCTGCGTACAGGGTAAGGCTTACTGCGATAAACGACTCCATAATGACGCTTCAGACAGACATAAGGGAGGCCGATTCCTCGGTTACGCGTCTTGCCAGGGAGCGCGCCACCTTGAAAGACAGGCTCGCAAAGCGGCTAAGGGCGATGTACAAGATGCGCGGCGGATGGGCCCTTAACGCGGCCTTTTCCGGCTCCACATCAGAGGAGGCCGCCAGACGCATACGGATGATGAGCTACATAATGGACTCGGATAAGGCCCTTATGGCCTCTGCAGAGCGCAATTTGAAGGACCTAAACGACGAGAAAAGACGGCTCGAGACGCTGAATGCGAGTTTTAAGAAGTCCAGGGACGCGCTTACGTACGAGAAAAGGAACATGGAGAAAAGCCTAACGTCGAAGAAAGGGCTTCTTTCCGACGTGAGAAAGAAAAAGGATTCGTACGCAAGGCTCGAGCGCCAGCTCGAGGGCGCGAAGGCCGAGCTCGTCGAGCTCATAAAAGAGCTTTCCGAGGGAAGCGTAATAGAGGCAGAAGAGCACGAGAGCGCTTTTTCCTCCATGAAGGGGC
This genomic window contains:
- a CDS encoding peptidoglycan DD-metalloendopeptidase family protein; the encoded protein is MLRLLTYAAIALAITVSLASASAADRKVISKEKKLEDINKKLRQTKKNINVTKKEETDILGLLDTYNRELSAYRVRLTAINDSIMTLQTDIREADSSVTRLARERATLKDRLAKRLRAMYKMRGGWALNAAFSGSTSEEAARRIRMMSYIMDSDKALMASAERNLKDLNDEKRRLETLNASFKKSRDALTYEKRNMEKSLTSKKGLLSDVRKKKDSYARLERQLEGAKAELVELIKELSEGSVIEAEEHESAFSSMKGRLIMPVAGDVVSAYGKVTHPKFNTATFNNGVVIEAPFGSDVKAVYDAKVAYVGWLRGYGQVIILDHGGGYYTLYAYLSEALKKRGNEVIAGDVIAKVGDSGSSETVGLYFEVRQKGVPRDPAAWLAVR